In one Carassius carassius chromosome 14, fCarCar2.1, whole genome shotgun sequence genomic region, the following are encoded:
- the LOC132156866 gene encoding tetratricopeptide repeat protein 9A-like, which yields MNVEQGRFEGMIRKGNGTMSVMSGSANSTITQPPGGRSRGDSRYPQYAPHQSGTMMVKPQNEPADLVKRALDFKTQGTQCYKDKKYREAIGKYHRALLEMKGLCRVLGDPDTSKSPSTVLTSISKSSLTDEQKGAVENAELECYNSLAACLLQMELVNYERVKEYCLKVLRKEGENFKALYRSGVAYYHLGDFNKALHYLKESHKQQPTDTNVIRYIQLTEMKIRRNAQREKSEVP from the exons ATGAACGTGGAGCAGGGGAGGTTTGAAGGAATGATACGCAAGGGAAACGGCACGATGAGCGTCATGAGCGGCAGCGCGAACTCCACCATCACGCAGCCTCCCGGTGGACGGAGCCGTGGAGACTCGCGCTACCCGCAGTACGCGCCCCACCAGAGCGGTACGATGATGGTGAAACCCCAGAACGAGCCGGCGGACCTGGTCAAACGAGCCCTGGACTTCAAGACGCAGGGCACCCAGTGCTACAAGGATAAAAAATACCGCGAGGCCATCGGCAAGTACCACCGCGCGCTGCTGGAAATGAAGGGTCTGTGTCGCGTGCTGGGGGACCCTGACACCAGCAAGTCTCCCTCTACCGTCCTGACCAGCATCAGCAAGTCCAGCCTGACAGACGAGCAGAAAGGCGCGGTGGAGAACGCGGAGCTGGAGTGCTACAACAGCCTGGCAG CATGTCTGTTGCAGATGGAGCTAGTGAATTATGAACGGGTGAAAGAGTACTGTCTGAAGGTTTTGAGAAAGGAGGGTGAGAATTTTAAAGCCCTGTATCGCTCTGGTGTGGCGTATTATCATCTGGGAGACTTCAACAAAGCCCTGCACTACCTGAAGGAGTCACACAAACAGCAGCCCACAG ACACAAACGTCATCCGCTACATCCAGCTCACGGAAATGAAGATTCGACGAAATGCCCAGAGAGAGAAATCAGAAGTTCCATAA
- the med6 gene encoding mediator of RNA polymerase II transcription subunit 6 has product MASVDLRENLLGISWVDSGWVPILNPSNVLEYFSERSNPFYDRTCNNEVVKMQRLTLDHLNQMVGVEYILLHAQEPILYIIRKQQRQSPTQVIPLADYYIIAGVVYQAPDLGSVISSRVLSAVHGIQSAFDEAMSFCRYHPSKGYWWHFKDQEERERVKPKSKRKEEPSSLFQRQRVDTLLLDLRNKFPPTFYQPKPGEKPVPVEVKKEPEVPVETVKPPEEREMKPAAPPGPPRPAPQTTPNKPPPEKRARLQ; this is encoded by the exons ATGGCGTCGGTGGATTTAAGAG aAAATTTGCTGGGCATCTCGTGGGTGGACAGTGGCTGGGTGCCCATCCTGAACCCCAGCAATGTACTGGAGTATTTCTCCGAGAGGAGCAACCCCTTCTATGATCGCACCTGCAACAACGAGGTGGTCAAAATGCAGAGGTTAACCTTGGATCACCTCAA TCAGATGGTGGGTGTGGAATATATTTTGCTTCATGCTCAGGAGCCGATTCTGTACATCATCAGAAAACAGCAGAGACAGTCACCAACACAAG TGATCCCTCTTGCTGACTACTATATCATAGCTGGAGTGGTGTATCAAGCGCCTGACCTAGGATCAGTCATCAGTTCCAGAGTG CTCTCAGCAGTTCATGGGATTCAGTCTGCATTTGATGAGGCGATGTCTTTCTGCAGGTACCACCCATCCAAAGGGTACTGGTGGCACTTTAAAGACCAGGAGGAGAGAG AAAGGGTAAAGCCTAAATCTAAGCGGAAAGAGGAGCCGAGTTCTTTGTTCCAAAGGCAGAGAGTTGACACACTGCTACTGGATCTGCGCAATAAATTTCCCCCAACTTTCTATCAG cCCAAACCAGGAGAGAAGCCTGTCCCAG TGGAGGTAAAGAAAGAACCAGAAGTGCCGGTTGAAACAGTGAAGCCTCCAGAAGAGCGAGAGATGAAACCTGCAGCCCCTCCTGGCCCTCCTCGGCCAGCTCCACAAACTACACCCAACAAACCACCTCCTGAGAAGCGTGCACGCCTGCAGTGA